In a genomic window of Candidatus Korarchaeota archaeon NZ13-K:
- a CDS encoding glycyl-radical enzyme activating protein gives MSSGIIFDIQRFAIHDGPGIRTNVFMKGCPLRCWWCQNPEGISPEPQVIYFEYKCIHCHLCQDVCPLGAISVSAGDVHSIDRRVCNGCGLCAQNCPSGALKLVGRVYTVEQLIDEIRKDMIYYDSSGGGVTFTGGEPLFQPAFLRDVLSACKELGIHTAVETSGFASSDVVRSLIDKVDLFLHDVKLLDEEESRYYTGVPSGPIVRNLRLLVESGRRRDVIARFPVIPGITDTDKNLRMIRDFLSELGIEEIHLLPYHDVKEKYDRLGLPYKMEVRKGPSRERLDEIKRIFEEAGLKVVLYG, from the coding sequence TTGAGCTCCGGCATCATATTCGACATTCAGAGGTTCGCGATACACGACGGTCCCGGTATAAGGACGAACGTCTTCATGAAGGGCTGCCCCCTCAGGTGCTGGTGGTGCCAAAACCCAGAGGGCATCAGCCCGGAGCCCCAGGTCATATACTTCGAGTACAAGTGCATCCACTGTCACCTCTGCCAGGACGTCTGCCCCCTAGGTGCGATAAGCGTATCAGCGGGCGACGTTCACTCAATAGACAGGAGAGTCTGCAATGGCTGCGGGTTGTGCGCCCAGAACTGCCCCTCCGGCGCCCTGAAGCTCGTCGGGAGGGTTTATACGGTCGAGCAGCTGATCGATGAGATAAGGAAGGACATGATATACTACGACTCCTCCGGCGGGGGCGTGACCTTCACCGGGGGAGAGCCCCTCTTCCAGCCGGCCTTCCTCAGGGATGTCCTCTCGGCCTGCAAGGAGCTGGGGATTCACACCGCGGTGGAAACATCCGGCTTCGCCTCCAGCGATGTTGTAAGGTCCCTGATCGACAAGGTGGACCTCTTCCTCCATGATGTGAAGCTTCTGGACGAGGAGGAGAGCAGGTACTACACCGGAGTCCCGAGCGGGCCCATAGTGAGGAACCTCAGGCTGCTGGTGGAGAGCGGGAGGAGGAGGGATGTGATAGCCAGGTTCCCCGTGATCCCCGGGATAACGGACACAGATAAGAACCTGAGGATGATAAGAGATTTCCTCTCGGAGCTCGGAATAGAGGAGATCCACCTACTACCATACCACGACGTCAAGGAGAAGTACGACAGGCTGGGACTTCCCTACAAAATGGAGGTGAGGAAGGGGCCATCCAGGGAGAGGCTGGATGAGATAAAAAGGATCTTCGAGGAGGCCG